Within Tenebrio molitor chromosome 3, icTenMoli1.1, whole genome shotgun sequence, the genomic segment CGGATTTGGTGTCGCTCACGTTCCAATGCATGTAGTCCACGTTTGCATGATTGAACCTGCTACCCTCGTACACCTTGTTCCAGCCGTCGAACGCCACCTCGGCAGAAAACGAATCGCCGTTGACGGCATATTGTTTTAATCTCTCCGGGTCTATGTTGTTGCTGGTGTCGAACAACTCGTCCATCTTTTTGCGGATGATGGTCCTAAAGCTGCTAACCATGTTCGACAACATCAGTCCGGATGCGAACTCCATGGGAGTTGTACAGAGGAACACCATCCCCGCCTGGGAAAAAATCGTGCAGGTATTCAACACACGGACAAAACGACGATCACCGAAAAATTCAACAGGGGATATTTGTACAAGTAAGTCGCCCCCACAAAGCCTATCAAACTGGCGACGATAATTACGAAACCTAGGCCATTGGTGAAGCTCGACATGAAGTCGATCGTGATGTAGATAGCGTGGCGGGGGGCTAGGGTGTTGATGGGGAGCATCTCGTTAGAGTCGAAGATCCTCTTGCAATTTTCCGACATTATGATCATTATTATCCCGTTCATCTggaaagttttgttttgtaattgGTTAGCTCTGGGGTAAAGGAACTCACGAGTTTCAACGTGAAAAAGAGGAAGAGCAGGTGGCGCAAGAGGTGAGCAAAAGCTGCTGTGTTCATtgcaaagtgaaaaataaactgacagttttcGGTTTTTTGGCACAGTTTGCTGAGATTatacaaaagattttttttttttgagaagcTCAAAAAATAGTGGTCGTTGCAACATAGGTAAATAACGCTCAAGTGGGAGGGATTAAAATTACTAACGCTCGAAGAAAAACGTGATAAAATGGTAGGGACGAATTATGGAGTTCTGCTTTTTCGTAATTAATAccccaaaaaatatttaaatgactTCAGGAGTAAAatcacaaaatcaaaaatcgaCAGGTAAGTAAAGCTGTCACACGATCTGTCAAGCGGGTAAATtagttataaaaattgttataacACACTACAGCCTGGTAAGAATGCAGTCAAACTTGCGAtaaactaattaatttatgCAAATTTTCGTGCAACGATGGacttattgttttttattaacgGGATTAGGTTGTAATTAGACCAAGAATCTATAGTCAGTCATGCCAACTTAAGAGGTAAAATTTGCAACAACAACTGGTATCGTCGAAGTGTTCCCACTGAGGTATCAGaatcaattaaaatcgtcgtaaataatttgttattgttcaAAGTGGGAGATTGGGGccattattaaaattgataaCCTTGAAATTAATGTTAACTATGTGACGTAATACCAACCTAAATGttcaaattatgtaaatgtcACCATAGATGGAAAACCAGAGTGGCGACAATGGCGActgatgtttaaaaaattcgttGAATGGagtattttgtgaattttcaCGTTCCGAATCGAGCATATTTAACGTGAGAAATAATTTCCGTCGCAAATAATAATTCCCGCCAAGGCAAGTTCGCCGGTGCAATCGCACAGAGTGCAGCACTGTCGCTATGTTTAGAACGCTTGCAGTCGTcaaacattaataaaaaaagaaaatttaaggTAAGATAAATAATTTGGTGCGTCGAAAATTCGTCATAGGTGCAGATAAGCCGGCCGTCTGTGGACGTAAATAATTAATACGGAATTTTTGCGCGTCAGTGTTTAATGTGCAACCCAAGAACAGTCAAGGATAAACGGCCATTTTCCCAACAAAGCGATGTCATAAAATCGgttcgaaaattaattttttccgaatggcgctaaatataaaaattcggCAAGTACGACAGcgatttgaggttatgttgttgtTTTTGCAGAGACGCAATGGAAGAGGCGTTGAACGACCCCCTGGACATATCGAAGGACTCGGACCTGATCAAAGGCAAGTCCGTGTTTATTTGTTTCAAGTTGGTAATTTTGATATTGCAGACGCGCAAAaagatctgtcaaaaatcgATGTATTGGTGTGTGGGGGCTGTCACGAGGTCTTTCACTTCGTGGAAGAGTTCCAAAAGCACAAATCGACCGACCAGTGCAGCAATATATCGGTACTCACGTGCGAGAATGAGGAGAAATCTCAGATTTGGGGCTTCACTCTGTGGAAAACGAAGCAAGTCCAGACTCACAAAGATAAAGAAGAAGAGCCGCCCACGTCGTGGGATATTTACCAGAAATGGACGAAACTTGATCAGATAGAGAAAGACTTGTGGATATCTGCTGGCAAGACATTACAATTTGTGAACAAAATCGCTGCAGGAAAAATCACTGAAAatgatgagaaaaaaattgaaaaagaccCACTGGCTCTAGATGACCCTATCCCAAAtgtattgcaaaaataaacgTTCACGGTTTTTTAGTTTAAATTTCTCATTTGTAGGATTCGCAAAGGGCACTGAGGACAACCAAAGATAATGAAAAGGAAGAGTacattgtagaaaaaattgtgGGGAAACGGTTCAATCCACGTAAGAGGCTTTGGGAATATGAAGTCAAATGGGAAAATTATTCAGAGTACGTTTTTATCAGTGTTccataatttctttttattgactttttttttatcagagaAACGTGGGAGCCATTATCGCATTTGGAAAATTGTAAAGCGCTAGTTCAAGAGTACGAGGACAAACTGAAAGCAGCTaaagaaaaagagaaagaaaaggaaaaaccACCGGGGGCACCGAGAGGGAGAGGGAGGCCCCGCTTGAATCCGCAGTCCCCGACGGCGGTGAAAATCGTCCAGAAAAAACCTGTCGCTCCACCCGCAACGGTGGTCATCACGACGCCGGGAGGGTGCGTGtacatttcttttttgtttttaagaaaaaattgcaatttgtgTTTTGCAGGCGGCCGCAGAGGACGAGCAAACAGAAAGCTTTGAACCAGGTGAAAGCTTGGTGCGGCAACATCTCCGACGGCGAAGAGACCGGCCTGAAGCGTCCATTCGACGACGACGCCGAAAGCGACGACTCCTTCGAGAAGAAGATCAAGCTGGAGGGCGAGTCCTTGTCTTCGGAAGATGACGAACCCAAGCTGCCGGTCCGCAAAGTGGCCAAGATCGTGCACACCTACAACAACGGCGCCGGAAGGAAACTTCCCGACAACGTCCTCATCCCAGATGCAAAAGGGGTAGTCCGAATCAGTCAAAAACAACTGCCATCGCTCAGTTCCGGAGTCTACATCATGTCCAAATCGTCCGGCATCATAAAGCTCGACTCGATGGCATCGAAAATCGCGACCAGCGGAGGTCAAGCCATCGTGAAAGTCAGCCCGAAAATAGGGCAGACGCAGATCAGGATCATCAAAAAGGAGGATGGAAGCAAGAGAGTGGTCCAGGTGAAAGGTTCGGAGCAGAGCGGCGCTTCGGCAACGCCGAAACCGAAAGTCGTCCAACAGCAAGTGATCAACAAGAGTCCCATCATCAAGAAGGAGCTAGAGAAGATCATCAAAAAGATCGAGGCGCCGAAGACGCAGACGCCCAAACCCCCGGTGAAAGAGAAAGAGGAGACTAAGTTTACGGTCGGCAACGAGGAGGATTCCGACGATGGAATCCCGGAGATGGAGTTCCCGACGGATCTACCTTTACCGGAACCGGACAGTCCACCTGGAGAATTCACCTTGGACCCGAACACTGGAAAACTCGCCGGAGTGGAGTACCCCGACCCGGAACCCGAACCCGTCATTCACGAAATCAAGAAAGAGAGTCCCTCCGAGAGCATCGACAACATAGTGAAACTAGCCGCGGCGGACATCACCGAAGAAGATCTCAAACCCGACCCCGATCCCGTCACTACCGACACCACCCCCACGGCCAACACCCCCACATTAACCGCAACTGCGTCAATCGCCACCCCCAAAGAGACCGTATACGCGGTGGTGAACGACGTGAAAGCGTCCCACTCGATCCTGAACGCCGCCATGGCCAACTCCAACATCCTCCAGAAAACATTGCAGTCCCCCAGACCCAAGACCCAACCGCGGATCATCAACCAATCGGTCGCGAAGCCGAGGACGTCTTTGAGTCCCATGACGAGGACGCCGACTCCAGCGACCAAACCTACCCCGCAACTGGTGCGCCCCAAACCGTCGCCGCTGCCCAAACCCAGGTTCAACATAGCCCCCACGAACCCAGTCCGGAACGTGTACCCCAAAGCCAACAGCATCACGAAAAAAATCGGCAACACGACGGTGTACAAAACGAAGCCGCCGCCATCGCCGGCGGCAACGACGACCGTAAAAAAGAGTCCGCAGAAAGCCGCGGGGTCCAAGCCGGTGATCAGCATGCCCTCGTTGGACGAGGAACCGGCTCCGGTGGTGTTGGCGCCGAAGGTGGCGCAAGCGGTGGACGAGACTCCGACGGCAGTCGAAGCGGACCTGTCGACGTTCACGTTGGCCGCGGGAGATCGGCCCATGTTCATAACGGGGGACGACGGGACCGTGTACCAAGTGGCCGGACAGAACGAGGAAGGACAGACGATTCTGTTGACGCAAGACAGTGACGGACAGCAGCAGTGTTTGTTGGTGACGAGCGAGGCGATACAGGAGGAGGTGGAACAGGTCGGGAACCCGGCGGAGGTGCTGATGGAGGTGCAAGAACCGGTGGAGATGGCCGAGGAACAGCCGCTAGTCGCGCAGTTTATCAGGACAGAACCGCGGAGTCCGGGTGAGTCAAACGTTAACAAATGAACGCAGTAAAAAGCTGAAGggaatgcaaaataaaacaaagtgaAGAACGAGAGtatctgtcatttttgacGCGTCTGTTGACTATTTAGATATTTTGTTGCAGGTGGAACCCACAAAGTCGTCGTCATGTTGCCAGACGGGGACGTAATGGTGACGCAGGTGACTCCCGAAGAGTACGCCAGTCTGGAATTGGACAAATAATGATATTTTGCATCGTTTCGTTGTATTCAAAGCATACCGATCGAGGATAGTTTGCGATTTGGGATAATTAATTCGCCCCCAGTTTTGTTCCGATgactttattttcttttaaagcaTTTatctgtattaataaaacttggataaaaaaaaaacttttcgtTTTGAGATAAAATGCaatatatttgaaaatatattcTGTACATACTTCggttaagattttttttcacatgtaATAATGGATAGAGATGATAAAAATATAGGAATTTTAGTAATTAGCTGTCAAGTTATTCGGACGTCGTTTTTGACGTTCGAGATGGACCGCCCTCCTTTGGTTCCCCAAAACGAAGAAAACCACGACATCCTTCCGCTCGTTACCGAAATCTTCCAAGACACCTTCCGCACTAACAAATATCCCGAAAATGTCGCCGAAAATCTGAAAAAGTACGCGGTAGACGCCGACTTCACCGATTACCGGGAAAATGGAGTGGTCACGATCGAGGTAAGCGCCAAATGAGCGTTGCTGCACCGTTTTAAAGATTCTGGCGGCGTTGGAGCCCCGCTTGGAAGACATTTCCAGGGTGGAAGAGGAGATAATGCGAATTCACGCGTCGGCGATGATCCGGAAAAAAGAAAACCTGCCCGTTTTGGAGGAATTGCGACTGAAACGTCACGAACTCTTCCAAAGGTTATCCGACGACGCTGTAAAAACGTACGAGCTGATCCAAAGAAGCGATATCTACCCCAACGCGATCGAACAATACTTGGACTTCACTTACAACCCCACTCTGCACACGTGCAAAAAACCCTGTCCTGCCATCCaagtcgaacaaaaaagtacCGAAACGGTTGGAAAAAAGCGACGCAAGCTTAAAGAACTCGAGCCCGTTCAGGTGATCTCACCTTTTAACGTACAACCcgacaaaattgttttttggaATTACGAAACTGGCGAGACCTACAAGGTAAGTTTGAATTTGGCGCCAGTGACCGCACAACTGTTGCAAAATTTGCAACTTGCAGCAAAAATTCAAGCTGCGGAATG encodes:
- the LOC138126214 gene encoding uncharacterized protein, which translates into the protein MNTAAFAHLLRHLLFLFFTLKLMNGIIMIIMSENCKRIFDSNEMLPINTLAPRHAIYITIDFMSSFTNGLGFVIIVASLIGFVGATYLYKYPLLNFSAGMVFLCTTPMEFASGLMLSNMVSSFRTIIRKKMDELFDTSNNIDPERLKQYAVNGDSFSAEVAFDGWNKVYEGSRFNHANVDYMHWNLGCCGLTGRQYWITTIPRSCCSQNYQGYKCTLSVAHSHSCLYYYDSFKQCLNTLRIECFCFAILSLFTALDALYLAYLRVRYPTGNYNTDSSDSSDEDEEY
- the Chro gene encoding titin produces the protein MEEALNDPLDISKDSDLIKDAQKDLSKIDVLVCGGCHEVFHFVEEFQKHKSTDQCSNISVLTCENEEKSQIWGFTLWKTKQVQTHKDKEEEPPTSWDIYQKWTKLDQIEKDLWISAGKTLQFVNKIAAGKITENDEKKIEKDPLALDDPIPNDSQRALRTTKDNEKEEYIVEKIVGKRFNPRKRLWEYEVKWENYSEETWEPLSHLENCKALVQEYEDKLKAAKEKEKEKEKPPGAPRGRGRPRLNPQSPTAVKIVQKKPVAPPATVVITTPGGRPQRTSKQKALNQVKAWCGNISDGEETGLKRPFDDDAESDDSFEKKIKLEGESLSSEDDEPKLPVRKVAKIVHTYNNGAGRKLPDNVLIPDAKGVVRISQKQLPSLSSGVYIMSKSSGIIKLDSMASKIATSGGQAIVKVSPKIGQTQIRIIKKEDGSKRVVQVKGSEQSGASATPKPKVVQQQVINKSPIIKKELEKIIKKIEAPKTQTPKPPVKEKEETKFTVGNEEDSDDGIPEMEFPTDLPLPEPDSPPGEFTLDPNTGKLAGVEYPDPEPEPVIHEIKKESPSESIDNIVKLAAADITEEDLKPDPDPVTTDTTPTANTPTLTATASIATPKETVYAVVNDVKASHSILNAAMANSNILQKTLQSPRPKTQPRIINQSVAKPRTSLSPMTRTPTPATKPTPQLVRPKPSPLPKPRFNIAPTNPVRNVYPKANSITKKIGNTTVYKTKPPPSPAATTTVKKSPQKAAGSKPVISMPSLDEEPAPVVLAPKVAQAVDETPTAVEADLSTFTLAAGDRPMFITGDDGTVYQVAGQNEEGQTILLTQDSDGQQQCLLVTSEAIQEEVEQVGNPAEVLMEVQEPVEMAEEQPLVAQFIRTEPRSPGGTHKVVVMLPDGDVMVTQVTPEEYASLELDK